CAGGTTGCTAGTGCATCTGttttctggttctgtttcttcattcataCATCGATGGTGTTGATGGATGGGGACTTTTTCTGTAAGAGAAAATGGCTTGAGTCTCTAATTGTGGCAAAGTTGTAGCCTTCTCCATCCCAAATATccattctccttcttttcctgccCCTCCTTGCCCTTCTCCCTTTCCACGGCTGCTCCTAGAAGCAAaatcacccttccctccctcagacCCCACGTCACCTGTCTTGTCCCCACTGGCCTTCCCTGAGGACTCTGTTCcggccccttccccttctccttgggGTTGTTGTTGGAGTCATTATCCTTGATGATATCATACTGGCGGCAGAATAGCCCAATTACAGCTGAAACACAACAATACAATCTGAGCCTTGATCTTGACCTCCCCACTCACAGCCTTGAAGGGCAGTGAGATAATCATACAGTTTCTAGAAAATCCTTGAATTTCTGGTGCCCATGTACAAGCACCACCCTCTTAATCTTCCTCTCCTCCAACTTCTGCTCACTCCCCTCCACTAAGCATCTCCCCACTCcatttctctccctgccttttctcccAACAACCTTTACCATGTCCCGCCTTCActgagctcccccccccccaatccttgGCCCCCCGGTCCAGCTGCTTACTCACCAGCCCACATGAGCAACACCACCCCAATGATGACCACTTCCCCTGTCTGCAGCGGTCGCTCTCCATCCAGACCCTCCACTGTGATGTCACCTAAGAAGGAGGAGATAGACTCCAGGTTATGGGGGAGCAGCTACAGAGTTCTTCTATGATTCTGGACACTAGTGTCAGGGTAGACTTATCACAGGGTTGCCCCCGGTAGCCGCTCTCTAGGAAGCTATTGGTAGGCAGGTAGTTAGCGACCAAAAAGCAGGAGGGCTGCATGCGAGTACTCACGCAGGCTGCGGTGGAGGCTGTGAACTAAGGATGGGTAAAAGGAAGCTTAAAAGCCCTTCTCCCAAACGATTCATTATCAGCCTGTCTATATCCAGTCCCCTGCCaacctttttccttcctttcttggcAGTATGATGAATTAAATCATCCTTTTATTCATCTAAGCTAGAGTGTTGCCGTTTTGGGGGAAATAAACAAGAGGCTAAAGGCCAGGTAAAAAGCCAGAGAATCCAAAGTTTAGGGAATGGAGAATAGCTGAGACCCTCACCTGGGCTTGAGCTGTTTGAGGGTAGCCGGTCAGAACCCTTGAGAGTTCGGAAGTGCACCCGAGGCCCTGGGGGGCTCTCTCCCCGCAGGCCGATGCTCCTGACCTGCACTGTGTAGTCACTGTCTTCAGCCAGGCCCCAGAGGGCACAGGCCCGAGTGGTGGTGTTCACCTCCCGGATCACACGCTGTCCAGGGCCATTCTGTCTCTGCAGGGAGATGATGGGACAGGAAGGCAGTCTCACACCAGTCCCAGGACTCTTGAACATCCAAGCACTCCACGGAGTAGGGTGAAAAAGGCAGCCTGAGACTGAGGGAACATCAGGTCCCAGCTTCCCCCACCATTGGGAGGGGAGCTTAGTTCTGGGGTGGGGGTAACTGAAGGAATGTTCAGAGATCCAAGGACACAGGTTGAGGGAGCAGAAGGGTGATTCATACTTGCTGGGAAATGGAGTAGCCAATGACGATGTTGCCTTCTGGGACGTCCCAGGACACAGTGGCCGAGTTGGCTCTGAGGTGAGTGACTGTCACATTCACAGGAGAGGGAGGCCGGTCTGTGGGTGCCAGTGAGTTAACAGGTTAACAGGTACCATCCACAAGCTCTGGTTAACCCCACGCCCCCTTTACTCACCTGCTCGCACAAAGCCCAGGTCACAACTGACCAGCAGGAGGACCGTGGGGCTTAAATATGGGGAGAGGGGCATCAGCGAAGCCATGGTCCCCACCGAGTCCGCTGGGAGGCACTGGGGCATCCGCTTGACATCCAGGCGGGGCTCCTGGAGGTGGcaggagttggggggtgggggttcaaGGACTGCCCAGAACGCACGGTGGCAGCAGCTCTCCCGGGCTCCCCACCGCCCACAGCATCCCGGgagcccctcttccctccacgTCTTCTCCGCCCCCGCATCACCCGGGCACCCGGGTGCGCGGCTCTGCCCTGCCCACACCCACCTCCGCCGGTCCTCGCGATCGGTCAGGCCTCGGGGGGCTGCTCGGTGCCCAGAGGGCGGCCCATCGCCCGACTCCGTGGCGCTGCCCCTACCCCATCCCGGCGCGGGCCCAGCGCGGGGGGCAGCGCGGGACCGAGCTGCGGACAGAGGGCGAGCGGAGGCGTAGCGGGAGCCGGCCGCGGGGCTGCGGGGCCCCCAGAGCTCGGACGGGCCGCGTAGTCTGTCCTCGAGCAGGGGGCGGTGCCGGCGCGGCCTGGCCGCTGGCCTGAGTCCGGGTGCGGGAGGCAGTGCGGCTGCTCCGCCGGCCCCTGCAGCGGGATGTGACCGTCCCGGCCAGCCAGCCGCCGCCTTCTGCAGAGCTGGCCCCGCTCGCTCCGCCGCAGCCCGACCGGGACGTgccggcccgccccgccccgctggGGTTCTCGCAGCCGTcatccccctcctgcccccccccccccttcgaCCCCGTTCTCCCGGGGCTCCTCCCACGACCCTCCCATTGGCGGCCTCCCGGGTCCCCATCCCTCCGATCCCGGCTCCGGCCCTGGAGCCTGTGGGGGGCGTGGGGAGAGGCGCAGGTGCGAGGGTCTCCTGCACCTGGGAGGGCCCCTCCCTCCCGCGCTTGGAATTAGCCAAGTTGGGAGAAGGAATTGCACCTCCCGTGCGGGAGGGATAGCGTG
This window of the Panthera uncia isolate 11264 unplaced genomic scaffold, Puncia_PCG_1.0 HiC_scaffold_1510, whole genome shotgun sequence genome carries:
- the LOC125917127 gene encoding fibronectin type III domain-containing protein 4-like, producing the protein MPQCLPADSVGTMASLMPLSPYLSPTVLLLVSCDLGFVRADRPPSPVNVTVTHLRANSATVSWDVPEGNIVIGYSISQQRQNGPGQRVIREVNTTTRACALWGLAEDSDYTVQVRSIGLRGESPPGPRVHFRTLKGSDRLPSNSSSPGDITVEGLDGERPLQTGEVVIIGVVLLMWAAVIGLFCRQYDIIKDNDSNNNPKEKGKGPEQSPQGRPVGTRQKKSPSINTIDV